In one Proteobacteria bacterium CG1_02_64_396 genomic region, the following are encoded:
- a CDS encoding cytochrome C peroxidase, translated as MHLSVSRLTLTAGMAVTLVATALSVPALAADRVPEGMGILPSLAPQKADNPITAAKVALGQQLFFDPRLSASNMISCNTCHNLGTGGVDNQPTSLGHQFKRGGRNAPTVFNSAFWSSEFWDGRAADVEAQAIGPILNPVEMAMPDEKSVLSKLAAIPGYKAQFEAVFGPSGLTYKNVGYAIGAFERTLVTPNAPFDRYVQGDDGAISDAAKRGMNLVDEIGCTSCHSGPLFTNNDFAQFNYGKDKGRMEVTKNKGDDHYFRVQSWRNVALTAPYFHDGSAPTLETAIRTMAKVQLDQDLNDAQVGDIKAFLEALTGDMPYVSYPKLPQ; from the coding sequence ATGCATCTATCCGTCTCCCGTTTAACTTTGACCGCAGGCATGGCCGTCACCCTGGTCGCCACTGCACTGAGCGTTCCGGCCCTGGCTGCCGACCGCGTCCCCGAGGGCATGGGGATCCTTCCCTCCCTGGCCCCGCAGAAAGCCGACAACCCGATCACAGCCGCCAAGGTGGCGCTGGGCCAACAGCTCTTTTTCGATCCCCGCCTCTCGGCCTCGAACATGATCTCGTGCAACACCTGCCACAACCTGGGAACCGGCGGGGTCGACAATCAGCCAACCAGCCTGGGGCATCAATTCAAGCGCGGCGGACGCAACGCCCCCACGGTGTTCAACTCCGCTTTTTGGTCTTCGGAGTTCTGGGATGGCCGCGCCGCCGATGTCGAGGCGCAGGCGATCGGGCCAATCCTCAACCCGGTTGAAATGGCGATGCCCGACGAAAAATCGGTTTTGAGCAAATTAGCCGCCATCCCCGGTTACAAGGCGCAGTTCGAGGCGGTCTTCGGGCCCAGCGGCTTAACCTACAAGAACGTTGGCTACGCCATCGGCGCCTTTGAACGGACCTTGGTTACCCCCAACGCCCCCTTCGACCGCTATGTGCAGGGCGATGATGGTGCCATCTCCGACGCCGCCAAGCGGGGAATGAACCTGGTCGACGAGATCGGCTGCACCTCGTGCCACTCCGGCCCCCTGTTCACCAACAACGACTTTGCCCAGTTCAACTACGGCAAGGACAAGGGGCGGATGGAGGTCACCAAAAACAAGGGGGACGACCATTACTTCCGGGTGCAGTCGTGGCGCAATGTGGCGCTGACCGCCCCCTACTTCCACGACGGCTCGGCCCCCACCCTTGAAACCGCCATCCGCACTATGGCCAAGGTCCAGCTCGATCAAGATCTGAACGACGCCCAGGTCGGCGACATCAAGGCCTTCCTCGAAGCGCTGACCGGCGACATGCCCTACGTCTCTTATCCCAAACTGCCGCAGTAA
- a CDS encoding pyridine nucleotide-disulfide oxidoreductase, which translates to MARVVIIGASTGGLPAAYEIREILGKEHEVQVISNVENFHFVPSNPWVAVGWRTRADISFPLRPYLERKGIKVNTTGATKIDPPNNQVTCGDGSVIDYDYLVIATGPKLAFHEVEGLGPEHHTHSVCSVDHAESAYEAWKEFVKEPGPIVVGAVQGASCFGPAYEFCMIMDTDLRKRKIRKSVPMTFVTAEPYVGHLGLGGVGDSKGLLEHELRERDIKFITNAKVLKVEAGKMTIAIHNDKGEVVEEKELPFKYSMMLPAFLGVDAVKAVEGLNNPRGFVVVDSHQRNPKYPNIYAVGVGIAIPPVEATPVPTGAPKTGFMIESMVTATAHNIRDAIAGKEPHESATWNAICLADLGDTGAAFVAMPQIPPRDYIFSKKGKWVHAAKIAFEKYFIRKMKKGTSEPFYEKGLLSMMGIGGKLKSGRG; encoded by the coding sequence ATGGCACGAGTCGTCATCATCGGTGCATCGACGGGTGGGCTGCCCGCCGCGTACGAAATCCGGGAAATCCTGGGCAAAGAGCACGAAGTCCAGGTGATCTCCAACGTGGAGAACTTCCACTTCGTCCCCTCGAACCCCTGGGTGGCGGTGGGCTGGCGAACCCGTGCCGACATCTCCTTCCCCCTGCGTCCTTACCTCGAACGCAAAGGGATCAAGGTCAACACCACCGGCGCGACCAAGATTGATCCCCCCAACAATCAGGTCACCTGCGGCGACGGCTCGGTCATCGACTACGACTACCTGGTGATCGCCACCGGTCCCAAACTCGCCTTCCACGAGGTCGAGGGTCTTGGGCCGGAGCACCACACCCACTCGGTTTGCTCGGTCGATCACGCCGAGAGCGCCTACGAGGCGTGGAAGGAATTCGTCAAAGAGCCCGGCCCCATCGTGGTCGGCGCGGTGCAGGGGGCCTCGTGCTTCGGCCCCGCCTACGAGTTCTGCATGATTATGGATACCGACCTGCGCAAGCGGAAAATCCGCAAATCGGTCCCCATGACCTTCGTGACCGCCGAGCCCTATGTCGGTCATCTCGGTCTGGGCGGGGTCGGCGATTCCAAGGGGCTGCTCGAACACGAGCTGCGCGAACGCGACATCAAGTTCATCACCAACGCCAAGGTTTTGAAGGTCGAGGCGGGCAAGATGACCATCGCCATCCACAACGACAAGGGCGAGGTTGTCGAAGAGAAGGAGCTGCCCTTCAAGTATTCGATGATGCTTCCCGCCTTCCTCGGGGTCGACGCGGTGAAGGCGGTCGAGGGGCTGAACAATCCCCGCGGCTTCGTGGTGGTCGATTCGCATCAGCGCAATCCCAAGTACCCCAACATCTATGCCGTCGGGGTCGGTATTGCCATTCCCCCGGTCGAGGCGACCCCGGTTCCCACCGGAGCCCCCAAGACCGGCTTCATGATCGAATCGATGGTCACCGCCACCGCCCACAACATCCGCGACGCCATCGCCGGCAAAGAGCCCCATGAGTCGGCGACCTGGAACGCCATCTGCCTGGCCGACCTGGGCGATACCGGCGCCGCCTTCGTGGCGATGCCCCAGATTCCCCCCCGCGATTACATCTTCTCGAAGAAGGGCAAGTGGGTGCACGCCGCCAAAATCGCCTTCGAGAAATACTTCATCCGCAAGATGAAGAAGGGGACCTCGGAGCCCTTCTACGAGAAGGGGCTGCTCTCCATGATGGGGATCGGCGGCAAGCTCAAGTCCGGTCGCGGCTAG
- a CDS encoding DNA polymerase I, with product MTETPHVRPHLVLIDGSNIVFRAFHAIRSLSNSKGEPTNAVFGFVQMIRSVLDKLAPSHVAVAFDPKGGTFRNEIFPDYKGHRPPMPEDLVPQWPIILEVTRAFRFPLLEIAGYEADDVIATLARQASAQGWQVTIVSGDKDLMQLVGGHVVQLDTMKDARYDAEGVKGKWGVGPDRIRDLLALTGDSSDNVPGVPGIGPKTAVALLEEYGDLEGVLTHAGQVKQTKRREALLEYADTARLAYRLVGLDEQTPLPTTLDDLTVTDPDAAQLVELFTELEFKTLTREFGAILRNAGTPSPQFDDAPAQLNVRTVQDETTFSELLAALSAADLIAVDTETTSLIPHQAKIVGLCFAVKPGEGWYVPVGHVSADPLGLEGGKIVQLPRDRVLAALKPILEDPAKPKCGHNLKYDAQILRRYDIALRGVADDSMLLAYCLYPGKYPPSLDNTAQDYLGHTCISFEEVAGKGVKQITFDKVPLETAAPYAAEDAEVTLRLSHLLRRRLHDEDRVARHDAIELPLMAVLADMEWTGVRIDPNHLAALSQEFGAQIADLEAQVIKEAGVEFNIHSPKQLGEVLFDQLQLPGGKRSKKSGAWSTSQEVLENLADLHPVPALILQTRSLAKLKSTYTDALPKLILPETGRVHTSYNQAITTTGRLSSTEPNLQNIPIRTEEGRRIRKAFVAAPGCKLIAADYSQIELRLMAHFSGDANLIAAFQSGHDIHRATAAAISGVDPEQVDSDMRRRAKIVNFGILYGMSAFGLAMELGITRGEAGDFIDAYFAQFPTVRDFMDRVLVDARANGYVETLLGHRCYLPEINGKNPMLRQYAERTAVNAPLQGSAADIIKRAMIDLHAALQAAGSPARMILQVHDELVVEAPEGLVDQTCALIKKTMEGAVTLTVPLEVEIGVGDNWLEAH from the coding sequence ATGACCGAGACCCCCCACGTCCGTCCCCATCTGGTGCTGATCGACGGCTCGAACATCGTCTTTCGGGCCTTTCACGCGATTCGCTCTCTGAGCAATTCCAAGGGGGAGCCGACCAACGCGGTCTTTGGGTTTGTGCAGATGATCCGCTCGGTCCTCGACAAGCTGGCCCCCAGCCATGTGGCGGTCGCCTTCGACCCCAAAGGGGGGACCTTCCGCAACGAGATCTTCCCCGACTACAAGGGGCACCGCCCCCCGATGCCGGAGGATCTGGTCCCGCAGTGGCCGATCATTCTTGAGGTCACCCGCGCCTTCCGCTTCCCCCTGCTCGAAATCGCCGGCTATGAGGCCGACGACGTCATCGCCACCCTGGCCCGGCAGGCGAGCGCTCAAGGCTGGCAGGTCACCATCGTTTCGGGCGACAAGGATCTGATGCAGCTGGTCGGCGGCCATGTCGTCCAGCTCGACACCATGAAGGATGCCCGCTACGACGCCGAAGGGGTCAAGGGCAAGTGGGGGGTGGGGCCAGATCGTATTCGCGACCTGCTGGCGTTGACCGGCGACAGCAGCGACAACGTCCCCGGCGTCCCCGGCATCGGCCCCAAGACGGCGGTTGCGCTGCTTGAGGAATACGGCGATCTCGAAGGGGTGCTGACCCACGCCGGGCAGGTCAAGCAGACCAAACGCCGGGAGGCACTGCTGGAATACGCCGATACCGCCCGGCTCGCTTACCGACTGGTGGGGCTCGACGAGCAGACCCCGCTGCCGACCACCTTGGACGATCTGACCGTCACCGATCCCGACGCTGCTCAGTTGGTGGAGCTGTTCACCGAACTTGAATTCAAAACCCTAACCCGGGAATTCGGCGCCATATTGCGCAACGCCGGCACCCCCTCGCCCCAGTTCGACGACGCTCCGGCGCAGCTCAACGTGCGCACGGTGCAGGACGAAACGACCTTCTCCGAATTGCTCGCTGCCTTGAGCGCCGCCGACCTGATCGCCGTCGACACCGAAACCACCTCCCTGATCCCCCATCAGGCCAAGATCGTCGGCCTCTGCTTCGCGGTAAAACCGGGCGAGGGCTGGTATGTACCGGTGGGGCACGTCAGCGCCGACCCGCTGGGGTTGGAAGGGGGCAAGATCGTGCAATTGCCCCGCGACCGGGTACTCGCCGCCCTCAAGCCGATCCTCGAAGACCCGGCCAAACCCAAGTGCGGCCACAACCTGAAGTACGACGCCCAGATTCTGCGCCGTTACGACATTGCGCTGCGCGGCGTGGCGGACGACTCAATGCTGCTGGCTTACTGCCTCTACCCCGGCAAATACCCCCCCAGCCTCGACAACACCGCCCAGGATTACCTGGGCCACACCTGCATTAGCTTTGAAGAGGTGGCTGGCAAGGGGGTCAAACAGATCACCTTCGACAAGGTGCCGCTGGAGACTGCCGCCCCCTACGCCGCCGAGGATGCCGAGGTCACCCTGCGGCTGAGTCACCTGCTGCGCCGCCGTTTGCACGATGAGGATCGGGTGGCGCGGCACGACGCCATTGAGCTGCCGCTGATGGCGGTGCTCGCCGACATGGAATGGACGGGGGTGCGGATCGACCCGAATCACCTGGCCGCCCTGTCCCAGGAGTTCGGCGCCCAGATCGCCGACCTTGAGGCCCAGGTCATCAAGGAGGCGGGGGTCGAGTTCAACATCCACTCCCCCAAGCAGCTCGGCGAGGTGCTGTTCGATCAGCTGCAACTGCCGGGGGGCAAGCGTTCGAAAAAAAGCGGCGCCTGGTCGACCTCGCAGGAGGTGCTCGAAAACCTGGCCGACCTGCATCCGGTCCCGGCTCTGATTCTGCAAACCCGGTCGCTGGCCAAACTCAAATCGACCTACACCGACGCCCTGCCTAAGCTGATCCTTCCCGAGACCGGGCGGGTGCACACCTCGTACAACCAGGCGATCACCACCACCGGACGGCTCTCCTCCACCGAGCCGAACCTGCAAAACATCCCGATCCGCACCGAGGAGGGGCGGCGCATCCGCAAGGCCTTCGTCGCCGCGCCGGGCTGTAAACTCATCGCCGCCGACTACTCGCAAATCGAGCTGCGACTGATGGCCCATTTTTCGGGCGACGCCAACCTGATCGCAGCCTTCCAGTCGGGCCACGACATCCACCGCGCCACCGCCGCCGCCATTTCCGGGGTCGATCCCGAGCAGGTCGACAGCGACATGCGCCGCCGGGCCAAGATCGTCAACTTCGGCATTCTTTACGGCATGAGTGCGTTTGGCCTGGCCATGGAGCTTGGGATTACCCGGGGCGAGGCGGGCGACTTCATCGATGCCTACTTCGCCCAGTTCCCGACGGTGCGCGATTTCATGGATCGGGTGCTGGTCGATGCCCGCGCCAACGGCTACGTCGAAACCCTGCTCGGCCACCGCTGCTACCTGCCGGAGATCAACGGCAAAAACCCGATGCTGCGCCAATACGCCGAACGCACCGCCGTCAACGCCCCCTTGCAGGGCTCGGCGGCCGATATCATCAAACGGGCGATGATCGACCTGCACGCCGCCTTACAAGCAGCGGGCAGCCCGGCGCGGATGATCTTGCAGGTGCACGACGAGTTGGTGGTCGAGGCGCCGGAGGGGCTGGTGGATCAGACCTGCGCCCTGATCAAAAAGACGATGGAGGGGGCGGTGACGTTGACGGTGCCGCTGGAGGTGGAGATCGGGGTGGGCGACAACTGGTTGGAGGCCCATTGA
- a CDS encoding antitoxin, Phd family protein, with protein sequence MRYSTQVKPISQLKARAAELLSQLNEDRQPLIITQNGEAKAVLQDIATFEQTQETLALLKILALGHREIETGRVALLEEAAARLRDHADLKP encoded by the coding sequence ATGCGTTATTCCACTCAGGTCAAACCGATCAGCCAACTGAAGGCCCGCGCCGCCGAGCTGCTGTCGCAACTGAACGAAGACCGCCAGCCGCTGATCATCACCCAAAACGGCGAGGCTAAAGCGGTGCTTCAAGATATCGCCACATTCGAGCAAACCCAGGAAACCTTGGCGCTGCTCAAGATTTTGGCCCTGGGCCATCGGGAGATCGAAACCGGTCGGGTTGCCCTCCTGGAAGAGGCAGCTGCGCGGTTGCGCGACCATGCGGACCTCAAACCATGA
- a CDS encoding plasmid stabilization protein, whose translation MTPRPFEVLLTEGAERDLAAIVEYIAQSNGPSHAAHVLEQLLVLTHSLTEHPERGSRPKELLTLGISEYQQLLFKPYRLIYRIAGNRVYIHLVADGRREMQTLLARRLLEG comes from the coding sequence ATGACTCCCCGCCCCTTCGAGGTTCTGCTGACCGAGGGGGCGGAGCGGGATCTTGCCGCCATCGTCGAATACATCGCCCAATCCAACGGCCCAAGCCACGCCGCCCATGTGCTGGAACAACTGCTGGTGCTGACCCACAGCCTGACCGAACACCCCGAGCGGGGCAGCCGTCCCAAGGAGCTGCTAACTCTGGGGATTTCCGAATACCAACAACTCCTCTTCAAACCCTACCGGCTGATCTACCGCATCGCGGGCAACCGGGTCTACATCCATTTGGTCGCCGATGGGCGCAGGGAGATGCAGACATTGCTGGCACGTCGGTTGTTGGAGGGGTAA
- a CDS encoding ATPase, translating to MLTRRLTPLVAQDLARFPAVALLGPRQAGKTTLARHLAAQYPDSQYLDLERPSDLAKLADPELFLGRLADRLVVLDEVQRRPELFAVLRSLIDEGRRPGRFLLLGSASPDLLRQTSESLAGRIAFHELAPFDLSEIAPTSSDLPRFWLRGGYPMSWLAPSEADSLAWRDAFVTTHLERDIPAFGIRVPGATLRRFWQMLAHLHGQLWNASRLAANFGVSAPTAGHYLDILEATYMVRRLPPLHANLGKRLVKSPKVYLRDSGLLHALLGIDSLDTLAGHPILGASWEGWVVEQVALLIPPGWQLSFYRTAAGAEMDIVAEKGGRRIGIEVKYASAPTVTKGFWQARQDLQLDQTYVVAPVAQGYPLAENVEVVPALGLTEVLRAL from the coding sequence ATGCTAACCCGACGCCTCACCCCCCTTGTGGCTCAAGACCTCGCCCGCTTTCCGGCGGTGGCGCTGCTTGGGCCGCGTCAGGCGGGTAAAACCACCTTGGCTCGCCACCTTGCCGCGCAATACCCCGACAGCCAGTACCTCGATCTCGAACGCCCCTCCGACCTGGCCAAGCTGGCCGATCCCGAGCTGTTTTTGGGGCGCTTGGCCGACCGGCTGGTGGTGCTGGACGAGGTGCAACGCAGACCCGAATTGTTTGCGGTGTTGCGGTCGTTGATCGACGAGGGGCGCAGGCCGGGTCGGTTTTTGCTGCTCGGCTCGGCCTCCCCCGATCTGCTGCGCCAAACCTCGGAATCGCTGGCCGGACGCATCGCCTTCCATGAACTGGCCCCCTTCGACCTAAGCGAAATCGCCCCCACCTCCAGCGACCTCCCCCGCTTCTGGCTGCGGGGCGGCTACCCCATGAGTTGGCTGGCCCCCTCCGAGGCCGATTCCCTGGCTTGGCGCGACGCCTTCGTCACCACCCATCTGGAGCGGGATATCCCCGCCTTCGGCATTCGGGTTCCCGGCGCCACCCTGCGCCGCTTTTGGCAGATGCTGGCCCACCTGCACGGCCAGCTTTGGAACGCCTCGCGGCTGGCGGCCAACTTTGGGGTTTCGGCCCCCACGGCGGGCCACTACCTCGATATTCTTGAAGCGACCTACATGGTGCGCCGCCTGCCGCCGCTGCACGCCAATCTGGGCAAACGGCTGGTCAAATCGCCCAAGGTTTACCTGCGCGACAGCGGCCTGCTCCACGCCCTGCTCGGGATCGACAGCCTCGACACCCTGGCGGGCCACCCCATCCTCGGCGCCTCGTGGGAGGGGTGGGTGGTGGAACAGGTCGCCCTGCTGATCCCCCCCGGCTGGCAGCTCTCGTTCTACCGCACCGCGGCGGGGGCCGAGATGGACATCGTGGCCGAAAAGGGGGGGCGGCGGATCGGGATCGAGGTCAAATACGCCAGCGCCCCAACCGTTACCAAGGGGTTCTGGCAAGCGCGGCAGGATTTACAACTGGACCAAACCTACGTGGTGGCTCCGGTGGCGCAGGGGTATCCGCTGGCTGAGAACGTCGAGGTCGTTCCGGCCCTGGGGTTGACCGAGGTGCTGCGCGCCCTTTGA